In one window of Reinekea forsetii DNA:
- the holA gene encoding DNA polymerase III subunit delta produces the protein MKIAAAQLAKNLTSMPLPAVIWLSGDEPLLVLEASDLIRAQAKKAGIEGRISIDVDGSFDGSELIAANQSLSLFGDRELIELRMHAKFNDKGRKALMEYIAQPNPDNLLVIVSNRLEAAQTKAKWFLQVVAAGWWLPIWPIEHSQLSGWIRTRMQQAGLQPEPDALTLLVDRVDGNLLAAKQEIDKLQLLAGAGQVSAEMILNSVSDSSRYTVFDLSSAFLSGDLTRTLKIMHGLAGEGIEAPIVLWLISRELRLVIELCEAQVHNQSVQEVFKRLRIFEQRQKDYQSAMRRAPVNHYQRCLIACSKIDAMIKGQTKGDPWTLISEMLVAISAPQLPAYQL, from the coding sequence ATGAAAATTGCCGCCGCTCAATTAGCGAAAAATCTCACCTCAATGCCGCTGCCAGCGGTTATTTGGCTCAGTGGTGATGAACCTCTATTGGTCCTCGAAGCCAGTGATCTGATCCGTGCCCAGGCGAAAAAGGCGGGTATTGAAGGGCGTATCTCGATCGATGTCGATGGATCATTTGACGGTTCGGAATTGATCGCCGCCAACCAGTCCCTGTCGCTCTTTGGCGACCGGGAATTGATCGAGTTGCGCATGCACGCTAAGTTTAACGACAAGGGCCGCAAAGCCCTGATGGAATATATCGCGCAGCCCAATCCGGACAACCTGTTAGTGATCGTGTCCAATCGACTTGAGGCTGCCCAGACTAAGGCCAAGTGGTTTTTGCAGGTGGTCGCGGCGGGCTGGTGGCTGCCGATCTGGCCAATTGAGCACAGTCAGTTGTCCGGCTGGATTCGCACCCGCATGCAGCAGGCGGGTCTGCAGCCCGAACCGGATGCGCTCACCCTGTTGGTCGATCGGGTCGATGGTAATTTGCTCGCGGCGAAACAGGAAATCGATAAGCTGCAATTGCTCGCGGGGGCTGGTCAGGTCAGCGCTGAGATGATTCTCAATAGTGTCTCAGACAGTTCGCGCTACACGGTGTTTGATCTCTCATCGGCTTTTTTGTCGGGTGATCTCACCCGAACACTGAAAATCATGCACGGCCTAGCCGGTGAAGGTATCGAGGCACCCATTGTGCTCTGGCTGATCAGTCGAGAGCTGCGCCTGGTGATCGAGTTGTGCGAGGCCCAGGTGCACAACCAGTCGGTGCAGGAGGTCTTTAAGCGGCTGCGTATCTTCGAACAACGGCAAAAAGATTATCAATCGGCCATGCGCCGAGCGCCGGTTAACCACTATCAGCGTTGTTTGATCGCCTGTTCCAAAATCGATGCCATGATCAAAGGTCAGACCAAGGGCGACCCGTGGACCCTTATCAGTGAAATGTTGGTGGCCATCAGCGCCCCCCAATTACCGGCCTATCAACTGTAA
- a CDS encoding LysE/ArgO family amino acid transporter — MIYLTGLTLALGLIVAIGSQNAWVLSMSLRGQRPWPIALVCMSVDVVLMAIGVVAFARIQAWLPGLVPWFTAMAVLLLVVLAWQAGRRAIRGQSGLTANLEQPTLGLRQAVLAALAMSLLNPHVYLDTVVLLGSLAAASQQPWLFWSGSASASILWFSALAAAGKPLSRWLSSPRRWRLFDTLMALFMAWMAVVMAFKV, encoded by the coding sequence ATGATCTATCTCACCGGGCTGACCCTGGCCTTGGGGCTGATCGTCGCGATCGGTTCGCAAAATGCCTGGGTGCTCAGCATGAGTCTGCGCGGCCAGCGGCCTTGGCCGATCGCGCTGGTCTGTATGAGCGTCGATGTCGTGCTGATGGCCATCGGCGTGGTCGCCTTCGCCCGGATTCAAGCTTGGCTGCCCGGTCTGGTGCCCTGGTTCACGGCGATGGCGGTGCTCTTGTTGGTCGTGTTAGCCTGGCAGGCTGGCCGGCGCGCGATCCGCGGCCAATCTGGCTTAACCGCCAACCTTGAGCAACCGACCCTGGGTTTGCGCCAGGCGGTGTTGGCGGCCCTGGCCATGTCGTTACTCAACCCCCATGTTTATCTGGATACCGTTGTTTTGTTGGGCAGTTTAGCGGCCGCCTCGCAACAGCCTTGGCTCTTTTGGAGCGGCAGTGCCAGCGCCTCGATCCTCTGGTTTAGTGCCTTGGCGGCGGCGGGCAAACCCTTGAGTCGCTGGCTGTCTTCGCCTCGCCGTTGGCGCCTGTTCGACACCCTGATGGCCCTGTTTATGGCCTGGATGGCGGTGGTTATGGCTTTTAAGGTTTGA
- a CDS encoding alpha-glucosidase → MTWWKEGIVYQIYPRSFADSTGNGVGDLRGIISKLDYLVELGVDIVWLNPIYQSPNDDNGYDISDYDAIMAEFGTMADFDELLAGLHQRGIRLIMDLVVNHCSDEHPWFVSSRANPTGPYRDYYFWRDGDQDRAPNNWLSVFSGSAWEFDPASRQYYLHLFSKKQPDLNWANPDLRQDIYRMMRRWFDKGVDGFRMDVINMISKHPHLPSVGDEIQLSWGGEYFINGPKLHDYMQEMHREVLQHYDCMTVGECFDVDIEQGKQLVGADRNELQMIFQMEHMALDHGPAGKWDAQATWSRVALKSILKRWIEGLDGIGWNSQFWMNHDQPRAVSRFGNDQSFRIESAQALAAVTLTLPGTPYIYMGEEIGMTNVQYPIEAYRDLEITSWYREQLAQGRDPVQLLTSIHRMGRDNARTPMQWTDGPQAGFTTGMPWLRVNPNFAQINVAAAQAEEQGVWPWYQRLIALRKVRKTLVYGHYESFMDSSEQVFAYRRRDANGDFLVLVNLSDQPADLTLPEPVRRDDWHLVMTNRGPADQPSRPNLAQPSVWLQYLSPWQAVVAERPLGVNNGT, encoded by the coding sequence GTGACCTGGTGGAAAGAAGGCATTGTTTATCAAATATATCCGCGCAGCTTTGCCGACAGTACCGGTAATGGCGTCGGCGATCTGCGTGGGATTATCAGCAAACTCGATTATTTGGTTGAACTGGGCGTCGACATCGTCTGGTTAAACCCGATCTATCAATCGCCCAATGATGATAACGGCTATGACATCTCCGACTATGACGCCATTATGGCCGAATTTGGCACCATGGCCGACTTCGATGAGTTGTTGGCCGGCCTGCATCAACGCGGCATTCGGCTAATTATGGACCTAGTGGTTAACCACTGTTCCGATGAACACCCCTGGTTTGTTAGCAGCCGGGCCAATCCGACCGGGCCCTATCGGGACTATTACTTCTGGCGGGACGGCGACCAGGATCGGGCACCGAATAATTGGCTCAGTGTCTTCTCTGGATCGGCCTGGGAATTTGACCCCGCCAGCAGGCAATATTACCTGCATCTGTTTTCCAAAAAACAACCGGATCTAAACTGGGCCAACCCCGACCTGCGTCAGGATATCTACCGTATGATGCGGCGCTGGTTTGACAAGGGCGTCGACGGCTTCCGGATGGACGTGATCAATATGATCTCGAAGCATCCGCATCTGCCCTCGGTCGGTGATGAGATCCAGCTGAGCTGGGGAGGTGAATACTTTATTAACGGCCCTAAGTTGCATGACTATATGCAGGAGATGCATCGAGAAGTGTTACAACATTACGATTGCATGACTGTCGGTGAATGCTTTGACGTCGATATAGAACAGGGCAAGCAGCTGGTCGGCGCCGACCGTAACGAGTTGCAGATGATCTTTCAGATGGAGCATATGGCGCTGGATCACGGTCCCGCTGGTAAGTGGGACGCGCAAGCGACCTGGTCGCGGGTGGCACTGAAAAGCATTCTCAAACGCTGGATCGAGGGTTTAGACGGCATTGGCTGGAACAGTCAGTTTTGGATGAATCACGACCAGCCCCGAGCCGTGAGTCGCTTCGGTAACGACCAGAGCTTTCGTATCGAGTCTGCCCAGGCTTTGGCGGCCGTTACCCTGACCTTGCCGGGCACGCCCTATATCTATATGGGCGAAGAGATCGGTATGACCAATGTGCAGTATCCAATCGAGGCCTACCGCGATCTGGAAATCACCAGTTGGTATCGAGAGCAACTCGCCCAAGGCCGGGATCCGGTGCAACTCTTGACGTCTATTCATCGTATGGGGCGCGACAATGCCCGCACCCCTATGCAATGGACCGACGGGCCTCAGGCCGGCTTTACCACTGGAATGCCATGGCTGAGAGTGAACCCTAACTTTGCCCAGATCAATGTCGCCGCCGCGCAAGCGGAAGAGCAGGGCGTGTGGCCCTGGTATCAGCGGCTGATTGCCTTGCGTAAGGTGCGTAAGACTCTGGTTTATGGCCATTACGAGTCCTTTATGGATAGCTCGGAGCAGGTCTTTGCGTATCGAAGGCGCGATGCTAATGGCGATTTTTTGGTTTTAGTAAACCTATCCGATCAGCCCGCGGATCTGACCCTACCCGAGCCGGTGCGCAGGGACGACTGGCACCTAGTCATGACCAACAGAGGGCCCGCCGATCAGCCTTCAAGGCCCAATCTGGCCCAACCCTCGGTCTGGTTGCAGTATTTGTCGCCGTGGCAGGCTGTGGTTGCCGAGCGGCCCCTAGGAGTAAACAATGGCACGTAG
- a CDS encoding sugar O-acetyltransferase produces the protein MARSDDWQRMVRGEPYCSLAPDLLQQRELIRQRSAQFNRAPSKGHLKRLFEQFESVGEQCFIEAGLFVDYGSQMTLGRAVYINAHCVFLDSAPIRIDDEVLIGPAAQFYTAQHALDAEARAKGLMWAEPIHIKTRAWIGGGAIILPGITIGVGAVVAAGSVVTRDVADGALVKGNPAR, from the coding sequence ATGGCACGTAGTGACGATTGGCAACGCATGGTCCGGGGCGAGCCATATTGTTCGCTGGCGCCCGATCTGTTGCAGCAAAGAGAGCTAATACGCCAACGCAGCGCGCAATTTAATCGTGCGCCCAGTAAAGGCCACCTAAAACGCTTGTTCGAACAGTTTGAGTCCGTCGGTGAACAGTGCTTTATTGAGGCGGGGTTGTTTGTCGATTACGGCAGCCAGATGACCCTGGGCCGCGCGGTCTATATTAATGCCCACTGTGTGTTCCTCGATTCCGCGCCGATCCGTATCGATGATGAGGTATTGATTGGGCCCGCCGCACAGTTTTATACCGCCCAGCACGCCCTAGATGCCGAGGCCCGTGCAAAAGGCCTGATGTGGGCTGAGCCGATTCATATTAAAACGCGGGCTTGGATTGGCGGAGGTGCGATTATCTTGCCCGGCATCACCATTGGTGTGGGAGCCGTCGTGGCGGCGGGCAGTGTGGTCACTCGGGACGTTGCCGATGGCGCTCTGGTCAAGGGCAATCCGGCGCGTTAG
- a CDS encoding Hsp20 family protein, whose product MRTAFDFSPLHRTTVGFDRIAHLFDAANQSANTGTNYPPYDIEITGESQYVITLALAGFAEHEIDIQSENSLLVVRGKKDKDETTRQFLYQGIAYRSFERKFQLADYVTVTGAQLAHGILQISLLKEIPDAMKAKKIQINSLHPTAIKEQ is encoded by the coding sequence ATGCGTACAGCCTTCGATTTTTCACCACTACACCGCACCACTGTCGGTTTTGACCGAATTGCCCACCTCTTTGATGCGGCCAACCAGAGTGCCAACACGGGCACCAACTACCCACCTTATGATATTGAGATCACCGGCGAGAGCCAATATGTCATCACCCTCGCCTTGGCCGGCTTTGCCGAACATGAGATCGACATCCAGTCGGAAAATAGCCTACTAGTGGTGCGAGGAAAAAAAGACAAGGACGAAACAACACGGCAGTTTCTATACCAAGGCATTGCCTATCGTTCCTTTGAACGGAAGTTTCAACTGGCCGATTATGTCACGGTGACCGGCGCGCAACTGGCGCATGGTATCTTACAGATCAGCTTGCTGAAGGAAATTCCCGACGCGATGAAGGCTAAAAAAATCCAAATTAACAGCCTGCACCCGACGGCGATAAAAGAGCAGTAA
- a CDS encoding tRNA (adenine(22)-N(1))-methyltransferase TrmK, which translates to MIDHSLKTRMGTRLSALFNAIPETTTEFWDLCCDHGAAGRAILESRPSCPVVFNDIHSDIMAHLEHQLAELAADNYRLAICPAERLELTASRQPTLLLAGVGAEQCIVILAHLFAQPASASASFIISPATKMYWVRQFLIEQGAYLLAEQVVTEHNRSYEILTIRREPTSSGLAMIDHPDFSHGDCWLPADPNHRRHINKLIAYYGAQLEHRPTPQSKAIVQGYQNILKKLSGQT; encoded by the coding sequence ATGATCGATCACAGTTTAAAAACCCGTATGGGCACACGTCTGAGCGCACTCTTTAACGCCATACCCGAAACCACCACTGAATTTTGGGATCTCTGTTGTGACCACGGCGCGGCTGGCCGTGCCATACTCGAATCTAGGCCAAGCTGCCCGGTGGTGTTCAACGATATCCACAGCGATATTATGGCCCATCTAGAGCACCAGTTGGCGGAGTTAGCGGCAGATAATTATCGCCTGGCAATCTGCCCAGCCGAACGCTTAGAGCTCACCGCCAGTAGGCAACCTACCCTATTGCTGGCCGGCGTTGGCGCTGAACAATGTATCGTTATTTTGGCCCATCTGTTTGCCCAACCGGCCAGTGCATCGGCAAGCTTTATTATTTCTCCGGCGACAAAGATGTACTGGGTTCGGCAATTTCTGATCGAACAAGGCGCTTATCTGTTGGCAGAACAGGTGGTCACGGAACATAACCGTTCTTACGAAATACTCACCATTCGTCGCGAACCGACATCATCTGGGTTGGCAATGATCGACCATCCAGACTTTAGTCATGGCGATTGCTGGCTCCCGGCCGACCCCAATCACCGGCGCCACATCAACAAGCTGATAGCCTATTATGGCGCACAACTGGAGCATCGCCCTACGCCACAAAGCAAGGCGATTGTGCAGGGTTATCAAAATATATTAAAAAAATTATCGGGCCAGACTTGA
- a CDS encoding VC0807 family protein, which yields MTDPTPNSSTSSAAQPKKGGFLSNLLFNIVIPVVILTKFSQESALGPVWSIIVALAFPIGFGLWEMRVTGKVNGFSILGVVSVLLTGGISLLQLDPKYIAIKEAAIPGLIGLAVIISQGSRRSVVKLLIFNENIIQIARVHEALAELGNKAKFDQKMNIVTYIVASSFFLSSGLNYMLAKLVLKSPAGTSQFNEELGRMTALSYPVIVIPSMIVLIGAIFYLLAQLKSLTKLPLEELMVDGSKKS from the coding sequence ATGACAGACCCAACGCCAAATTCTTCGACCTCTTCTGCCGCTCAGCCTAAAAAAGGCGGATTTCTAAGCAACCTGCTGTTTAATATAGTTATTCCAGTGGTCATCTTAACAAAGTTTAGCCAAGAGTCTGCATTGGGGCCGGTTTGGAGCATTATTGTCGCCCTTGCCTTCCCAATAGGCTTTGGTCTGTGGGAAATGCGCGTGACTGGTAAGGTCAATGGGTTTTCCATTCTCGGTGTGGTCAGTGTGCTGTTGACCGGTGGCATCAGCCTATTGCAGTTAGACCCTAAATATATTGCCATCAAAGAAGCGGCCATTCCGGGGCTTATCGGACTGGCGGTAATCATCAGCCAAGGCTCGCGTCGGTCGGTGGTGAAGTTGTTAATCTTCAATGAGAACATAATCCAGATTGCCCGAGTTCACGAGGCATTGGCGGAACTGGGCAATAAAGCCAAATTCGATCAAAAGATGAATATTGTGACTTACATAGTTGCCTCTTCTTTCTTCCTGTCTTCAGGCTTGAACTATATGTTGGCCAAGCTGGTGCTGAAAAGTCCGGCGGGAACCTCCCAGTTCAATGAAGAGCTAGGCCGCATGACCGCACTAAGTTATCCGGTTATCGTGATTCCGAGCATGATTGTATTAATCGGCGCGATCTTTTATTTGCTGGCCCAATTGAAGTCCCTAACCAAGTTGCCACTCGAAGAGCTGATGGTGGATGGCAGTAAGAAATCCTAG
- the rpoD gene encoding RNA polymerase sigma factor RpoD: MAEKSQRQSRLKELIAKGKEQGYLTFAEVNDHLPEEINSPDQVEDIIAMINDIGIEVFEQAPDADQLLLADSDQNTDDDATEEAAAALAAVETDTGRTTDPVRMYMREMGTVELLTREGEIVIAKRIEEGTREVMQAMAFYPGVIESIIKCYDNTLVEDGGRLSDFLTSFQDPDEADPLPAADSPDAIPVPEAEANSGDAAEDEEEAESGPDPEIARERFTLLKEQLVTALGVIEAKGRYSKEAHACLSAMGETFSCFKLTPKAFEESITPIKASVTEIRKQERSVIAICVRTLKMPRKTFIELFVGHETEDLWLNHVLEDPQYSDEAFRHEVELRRAQRKLRNMQKTTGVTLAEVKDIHRRISIGEARARRAKKEMVEANLRLVISIAKKYTNRGLQFLDLIQEGNIGLMKAVDKFEYRRGYKFSTYATWWIRQAITRSIADQARTIRIPVHMIETINKLNRISRQMLQEMGREPTPEELAERMDMPEDKIRKVLKISKEPISLETPIGDDEDSSLGDFIEDNTMELPMHSATSTGLREATKEVLAGLTAREAKVLRMRFGINMNTDHTLEEVGKQFDVTRERIRQIEAKALRKLRHPSRSDHLRSFIDE; encoded by the coding sequence ATGGCTGAAAAATCTCAGCGTCAGTCCCGTCTAAAAGAACTGATCGCAAAAGGCAAAGAACAGGGTTACTTGACCTTTGCCGAAGTGAACGACCATCTGCCGGAAGAAATTAATTCTCCCGACCAGGTGGAAGACATCATTGCAATGATCAACGATATCGGCATCGAAGTCTTCGAACAGGCTCCGGATGCCGATCAGTTGTTGCTTGCCGACAGCGATCAAAATACCGATGACGACGCGACCGAAGAAGCCGCCGCGGCCTTGGCGGCGGTTGAAACCGATACCGGTCGCACCACCGACCCAGTGCGCATGTACATGCGCGAAATGGGTACCGTTGAGCTGCTAACTCGCGAAGGCGAAATTGTTATCGCCAAACGTATCGAAGAAGGTACGCGGGAAGTGATGCAGGCCATGGCCTTTTACCCGGGTGTTATCGAAAGTATTATTAAATGCTACGACAATACGTTGGTCGAAGACGGCGGTCGCCTGTCTGATTTCTTAACCAGTTTTCAAGATCCCGACGAGGCCGATCCGCTGCCTGCGGCCGATTCACCCGACGCGATCCCGGTGCCCGAAGCCGAAGCCAACAGTGGTGACGCGGCAGAAGACGAAGAAGAGGCCGAAAGTGGCCCGGATCCGGAAATTGCTCGCGAGCGCTTTACTCTGCTCAAAGAACAACTTGTGACCGCTCTAGGTGTGATCGAGGCCAAGGGTCGTTACAGCAAAGAAGCTCATGCCTGCCTGAGTGCAATGGGTGAGACCTTCTCCTGCTTTAAGCTAACCCCGAAAGCATTCGAGGAGTCGATCACCCCGATCAAGGCATCAGTGACTGAAATTCGCAAACAGGAACGCAGTGTCATCGCGATCTGCGTTCGGACGCTGAAGATGCCGCGCAAGACCTTTATCGAATTGTTTGTCGGACATGAAACCGAAGATCTTTGGCTCAACCATGTGCTCGAAGATCCGCAATATTCAGATGAAGCTTTTCGTCATGAAGTGGAATTGCGTCGCGCCCAACGTAAGTTGCGCAATATGCAAAAGACCACTGGCGTCACCCTAGCCGAGGTGAAGGATATTCACCGGCGGATCTCCATTGGCGAAGCGCGCGCGCGTCGAGCTAAGAAAGAGATGGTCGAAGCCAACTTGCGTTTGGTAATTTCCATCGCGAAAAAATATACCAACCGGGGTCTGCAATTTCTCGATCTGATCCAGGAAGGCAATATCGGTTTGATGAAAGCGGTTGATAAGTTTGAATACCGTCGTGGTTACAAATTTTCAACCTACGCAACTTGGTGGATTCGTCAGGCGATCACTCGATCGATCGCCGATCAGGCTCGCACCATTCGAATTCCGGTGCATATGATCGAAACGATCAACAAACTGAACCGTATTTCGCGCCAGATGCTCCAGGAAATGGGTCGTGAGCCCACTCCTGAGGAGCTGGCCGAGCGCATGGACATGCCCGAAGATAAGATTCGCAAGGTGCTGAAAATCTCCAAAGAACCGATTTCGTTGGAAACACCGATTGGTGACGACGAAGACAGCTCGCTGGGCGATTTCATCGAAGACAATACCATGGAGCTGCCGATGCATTCGGCAACCTCTACAGGCTTGCGTGAGGCGACTAAGGAGGTTTTAGCCGGACTCACCGCACGTGAAGCTAAGGTATTGCGGATGCGTTTTGGCATTAACATGAATACTGACCATACCCTCGAAGAAGTGGGCAAGCAGTTTGATGTTACTCGTGAGCGGATACGCCAGATTGAAGCCAAGGCACTGCGCAAGCTACGGCATCCGTCACGTTCCGATCATCTACGCAGCTTTATCGACGAATAA
- the dnaG gene encoding DNA primase, giving the protein MAGLIPNDFIEQLLDRTDILEVIGNRIELKKKGKDHWACCPFHGEKSPSFSVNPSKQFYYCFGCGESGTALKFLQEYDKMNFVEAIEELARGAGVEVPREEVSAKAKQKQQQRRSLHDLLGSCSEYFAHQLYQHADSKPVQRYVLDRGLTEEVVRTFQIGFAPEGWNNLSQHFRNEQTDRELLTTGMLTQNDKGRVYDRFRNRLMFPIRDIRGRVIAFGGRVMSADEQPKYLNSPETPVFHKGQELYGLYEARKAVKNFDNIIIVEGYMDVVALAQHGVKNAVATLGTATSPTHIQRLFKLTTEIIFCFDGDAAGKRAAIRALTNTLPELKDGLQARFLFLPDGEDPDSLVRKEGFEGFMFRAKQAQSLPDFLFQHLQTQADISRLDGKARLVSIARGWIEKVPEGIFRQLLLGELSSLVGLPTEQIIANFEPVAPKIEPASESQESSNPDHWPIPVDAAYDMGSAPAPRSGGRTGALVVKIGYIHRALAWLIRFPQLALDIDIERIRRLPPQNDRLLLISVIELLQKAPKDNLYYAFDYLCQHGLRETLSPIATSDYLWLEAANEDHKDEQAFGRQELEKIINGLTQRAPDDEYETLKKRALALDPSLTDAEKQRYRELLKQRKQ; this is encoded by the coding sequence ATGGCCGGTTTAATCCCCAATGACTTTATTGAGCAGTTGCTCGACCGCACAGATATACTTGAAGTTATTGGTAATCGAATCGAGTTAAAGAAAAAAGGCAAGGACCACTGGGCCTGCTGTCCGTTCCATGGCGAAAAATCCCCCTCCTTTTCGGTCAATCCGAGCAAACAATTTTACTATTGCTTCGGCTGTGGTGAGTCCGGCACGGCGCTCAAGTTCCTGCAAGAATACGACAAGATGAACTTTGTTGAGGCCATCGAGGAGCTGGCGCGCGGGGCCGGCGTCGAGGTACCGCGCGAGGAAGTGAGCGCCAAGGCCAAGCAAAAGCAACAACAACGCAGGTCTCTGCACGATCTATTAGGCAGCTGCTCGGAATACTTCGCCCACCAACTTTACCAGCATGCCGACTCCAAGCCGGTGCAACGCTATGTTCTAGATCGCGGTCTAACGGAAGAGGTGGTGCGCACCTTTCAGATTGGCTTCGCGCCCGAAGGCTGGAACAACCTGAGCCAGCATTTTCGCAATGAGCAAACCGATCGCGAACTTCTCACCACCGGTATGTTGACCCAGAATGACAAAGGTCGGGTCTATGACCGATTTCGGAATCGCCTTATGTTCCCGATCCGCGATATCCGCGGCCGGGTTATTGCGTTTGGTGGTCGCGTTATGTCGGCCGATGAACAACCCAAGTACCTGAACAGCCCGGAAACACCGGTATTCCATAAGGGCCAAGAGCTCTATGGCCTCTATGAAGCCCGCAAGGCGGTCAAAAACTTTGATAATATCATTATTGTCGAAGGCTATATGGACGTGGTGGCGCTGGCTCAACACGGCGTTAAGAATGCCGTTGCCACACTGGGCACGGCGACTTCGCCCACCCATATCCAACGGCTATTTAAACTGACCACCGAGATCATCTTCTGTTTCGATGGCGATGCCGCCGGCAAACGGGCCGCCATTCGCGCCCTAACCAATACCCTGCCCGAACTGAAGGACGGCCTGCAAGCGCGGTTTTTGTTCTTACCGGATGGCGAAGACCCCGACAGCCTAGTCCGCAAAGAAGGCTTCGAAGGCTTTATGTTCCGTGCCAAGCAGGCCCAGAGCCTGCCCGACTTTCTATTCCAACACCTGCAGACCCAGGCCGACATATCACGGCTCGACGGCAAGGCTCGCTTGGTCAGTATCGCGCGCGGTTGGATCGAGAAGGTGCCGGAAGGCATCTTCCGACAACTGCTGCTGGGCGAGCTCTCTAGCCTGGTTGGCCTTCCTACCGAGCAAATCATCGCCAACTTCGAGCCGGTAGCGCCCAAGATTGAACCCGCGTCGGAGTCACAGGAGTCCAGCAATCCGGATCATTGGCCGATTCCGGTTGACGCCGCCTATGACATGGGCTCGGCACCAGCACCGCGTTCGGGCGGCCGAACCGGGGCTCTGGTGGTTAAGATCGGCTATATACACCGCGCCCTGGCCTGGTTAATCCGCTTCCCACAATTGGCGCTCGATATCGATATTGAACGCATTCGTCGCTTGCCGCCCCAGAATGACCGGCTATTGTTGATATCGGTCATCGAATTACTGCAGAAAGCCCCGAAGGATAACCTTTATTATGCCTTCGACTATCTGTGTCAGCATGGCTTACGCGAAACCCTATCACCGATCGCCACGTCGGACTATCTGTGGCTCGAAGCGGCGAATGAGGATCATAAAGATGAACAGGCGTTTGGCCGCCAAGAACTTGAAAAAATCATAAACGGCCTCACACAGAGAGCACCAGATGATGAATATGAAACACTTAAAAAACGCGCCTTAGCGCTTGATCCATCCTTAACGGATGCCGAAAAGCAGCGATACCGCGAGCTGCTCAAACAAAGAAAGCAGTAA